CATCATGAACACGTTCCATTCCAGCGGCACACCCATCGGGATCGAGGACAGGATGCCGAAGTGAAAGCACAACATCACGAACGCCGCCACCACAGTCGGCCAGCCGCCGTGGCTGAAGAACAGCACCAACGGCACCAGTCCCTCGATGGCGGTGCTGAAGTGGGCCAGCCAGCGCGACCGCCAGCCGGGTCGCAGGTCGTCCGGAAAGTGTTCGAAGAATGAGCGTTTGAGGAATTTCGTTCGAAACAGCGGGTTGTTGCTCATCATGGTCGAGATGACGAACGGGAAGTGCTTGTTGAGCTTCGACGTCGCGGCGCCCAGCCAGATCACCAGGCAGACGAGTTTGGCGCCCAGGATCAAGTCCACCCCGTAGCCGGCGAACAGGAATGCCACGGTGAAGGAGGCGTACACCTCTCCGCGGGCTGCCAGGAAGATCACCTTGTCACGAAGACCCAGCATGGCAAGCACGCCCAGCACCGCCCAGATCTGCCAGGCGGGCAGCACCCCAACCGTGGTGCCGAGAGCAGGCATCGGTCCGGTGCCGTCCGAGAAGACCGCGACGGTAAGTAGCGTCAGCAATGCGGCGTAGAGCAGCGCGTCGAATGGGGTGCGACTATCACCCTTCGTCAGCGGGACTCGGTCCGGCCACGGTGGCAGCCGGATGGTGCCGGGTCGCAGCCAATACAGGATCGAGCCCATCGGTGGGAAAAAGCGGTTGTTGAGCGGGCCGAAGCCGCAGCCGAGCCCGACCACCTCGAACAGCATCGTGTACAGCACGACCTTCTCGAACACGATCGGCTCGGCATACCAGTGCGCGACCCTGGTGAAGCCGTCAATACCGGTCGTGGTCAGCGCGAGAAGCCAACCCGCCAGGATGTAGAGCAGGATCTTCACGACGTAGAACAGATGCAGCAACACCGGTGTGCCGAAGCCCACCTCGGCCCAGTGCCGGGCCATCGGGATGATCTTTTCGGAGCGACTGCCCTTGCTCCATTCGTCGAAATCGATCTGCGGGGTGTCCTGCTTGAGAAATCCCATGGCGGCAAGACTAGAACGTGTTCTAGCTCGATGGTTCCCATTCGTCGAGAACCCTTGATTACTACGGCGTGTAGTAGTAGAACTGAGGCAACGCACTCAGGACGGTGATCGACGATGACACGTCAGCTTCGGGAGTCAGCCCGCGCTCTGCGTTGGGCGGCAATACTTTTCGCAGTGGGTTGGGCCGTGCACGTCGTCGACCATCTGCGGCGCGGGATGTCGGCGTCGCCGCACGCGATCATGGTCGGCGGAATGATCCAGGGCGTCTTCGTCGTGGTCGCGGTCCTGCTGGCGCTGACCGGGCGTCACCGATCTCCGGACTGGGCGATCGGGGTCGGCTTCGGTAGCGCCGTCCTGTTCACCTACGCGCACCTGCTGCCGAGCTACTTCCCCGCTTACCAGGACAGCTTCGTTTCCGGTCCGCGGATCAACGTGACGTGGTTCTCGTGGGTCAGCGCCGCCACCGAGATCGGCACCGGCCTGGTGTTCGCGGTCGTCGGGCTGCGGGTTCGCCGCTCGTCAGGCGTAGGCTCGGTAATGCCGTTGCAGCGAAAGGTGGCGCCATGAAACCGGGGACGCTGTTTTTCGACGGAGCCTGCGGAATGTGCACGCGCTCCAAGGATCTGCTGCTTCGCTTCGATCGCACCGGGAAGATCCGGACCGAACCCCTGCAGGGCCACGGCGTGGCCGAGCGTCTCGGCGTCGCGCAGGACAGACTCCTGGACGCGGTGCGCTGGATCGATTCCACCGGCACGGTGTACGCCGGTGCCGAGGCCGTCAATGCGGCACTGTCGACTGCGCTAGGTACCCGAATCCCGTTGACGGTCTATCGAATTCCCGGCATCCGGTTCTTCGAGGATGTGGTCTACCAGTGGGTGGTCGAGCACCGCTACAAGTTTCCGGGCACGACGCCGCACTGCGAGGCCTACCCGGCCGCCTGCTAGGCCTTTCGCGGCGGTCGCGGCACGAACCTCGACACCCGGTCGATCACGTCTTGATATTCGGGCCGTCGCTCCAGACTGCGGGTCTCCATCATCGGGATGCTGCCGCCGAGGAACATGCCCAGCATGCCCAGCGCGCCCAGGCACAGCCACCAGGCGTCGGACGGGGATACTGCGACGCCGAACAGCGCTAACGAAACCCAGAAGCCGAATTCCCCGAAGTAGTTCGGATGCCGCGACCACGACCACAATCCGCGGTCCATCGCCTGACCCTCAGCCCTGCTGCGGACGAAGCGGTGCATCTGCGTGTCGGCAGCCAGCTCGAGTGCCACCGCGGCCAGGCCGACCACGAACGCCACGCCGGTGAGCCATCCGATGTCACCGCGGGGCCAGGTCACCGCCGCATACACCGGCAGCATGCCGGCGAATACCAGCAGCGTCGGGACGAGGTGGATGGTCACCAGGTCGACCATGAACTCCCACCGCCCGGCTTTCTCGCGGAACATCGGGTAGCGCCAATCCTCGTGGTGCAGACCAGGAAACGCGAACAGCCAGTTCGCGGTCAGCCGGATCGCCCACAGCAGCACCACCGCCGCGACCAGCCAGCACCGCGGCTGCTGTATGCCAGACTGGCTCCACCAATAGAACAACAGCACCGGCGGGATGACACTCCAGTAGGCGTCGTAAAAACTCGAATTGCCGAACCCGCGGCTGAAGGCGAAGATCACCAGCGTGGCCAGTAGGTCGGCGACCAACGTGTCAAGCAGCAGTCGCCCGGTGTGCGCACCCCACGTCAGCCAGGCCGCGCCCACCGCGATCGCGACGACATAGGCGAGGCCGACCAGCGCCAGCGAGTGCGCCTTGCTTCTCATGCTTTCCGCTCCCAGTGCGGGCTCTTGACCGCCTCAAGCGCCTCGGTGACGTAACTGTCCAGGGACCGCGACTTCCTCGAAGGTTGCTGAACCCATTGCTGGAACGCGAAATCGGCTGCCGCGAAAGCTAACTGGACGAGCAATCCGGGTCGCAGGTCGGTCGCAGGGTTGACGCGCATCCGGGTGGCGATCAGCGTGGTTGCCCGCTCCTTGTCGGCGGGCAGGTGCACGGTCAGCTTCCCGAGCAGGTCGGGCGCGACCAGCAGGGCCGCCCGCCACTCGTCGGTGTCGGCCCGGTCGAAGGACCGGGTGCGGGTGATGATCGCATTGATCAACGCGACATCGGGCCGCTCGTCGGGCGGCCGGTCCTCGAGCAGGCCGACGATCGCGGTGCCGCCGTGTCGCACGGGTGCCAGCAGCAGCTCCTCCTTGTTCGGGACGTAGCGAAAGAAAGTGCGCGGGGAAACCCCTGCCGCCGAGGCGATTTCCTCAGTCGTCACCGCGTCGTAGCCGCGCTCGATGAACAGCCGGAACGCGGCCCGGCGGATGTCGGCGCGAATCTGCGCGCGTTGCCGGTCGCGCAGAGTCTCGGTCATCGGAAGCTGCCGATCCCGCCGTCGACGTGGATGGTCTGGCCGGTGACGAACGTGGCATCGGTGCTCAGCAGAAACGCCACCAGGGCACCCACGTCGTCGCGGACATCGCCGATCCGTTTCATCGGGACGCGTGCCACTGCCTTGTCGTACTCCTTCGGAGCGAACGACTTCCAGTACTTGACCCCGTCGGATTCGGCGAACGGACACACGACATTGACACGGATGTTGTCCCGACCCCATTCCAGCGCAGCGACTTTCGACAGCCCGCGGATGGCCTCCTTGGCGGCGGCGTAACCGCCCCACTTCGGTTCGCCGCCTGTGCCGGTGCCCGATCCGAGATTGACGATCGATCCGCCACCGTTCGCCACCATCAGCGGGTACACGGCCTGCATCAACAGGAAACTGGCCCGCGGACCGACCTCGTGGCCGAGAGCGATGTCCTCGGTGGTGATGTCGACGAACGACTTTGGTTCGTTGGTGGCGATCGCGTTGTTGACCAGTCCGTGCACGGTGCCGAACGCGTCGACGGCCGCCGCGGCGATGCGCTGACCCGCTTCGGGATCGCGCAAATCGGTCACCAGCTGTTCGACGCGACCCAGCTCTCGCAGTGCCTGGGCGGTGGCGGTCAGCTTGTCGCCCTGGATGTCGGCGAGCAGCACCGATGCCCCGCGTTCGAGAAGCGCTGCGGCGATACCTTTTCCGACACCTTGAGCGGCGCCGGTGACGATCGCAGCATGGCCGCGCATCGAGTCCGGATGCGTGTAGCTCATGTCACCGATGCGAGACTCGGCGCCGCTCGACCCGCGAACAGCGGCAGGTCGAGGTATGTCTTGATCCCGGGTTCGGCAGCGCAGACGTCGGGGATGGCATTGACGCAATGATTGGCGGTGACCACCACTCCGGGATTCTTCACCAAACCTTCGGCAATGCTTTCCGGCTGCAAGCCCTTGAAGGTGAGTTTGACCGGCGGGTCCCCGGTGACCTCGACCTCGAAACGTTCACCGATGCCGCCGAAATCCCATGCCGGGTCCAGGTTTTCCTCGCCCATCAGCCAGTTGACCGCCGCCGTGATCACCGGTTCCCCGTCGACCAATGCCTGCCAGCGGAATCGGCGCGCGGCGACGCTGCCCTTCGTGATCGGAAACGGGGCGTAGTCGATCTCGGCGGTCGCAACAGCGACATCCTGGATGGTCCTGATCTTCGGGTCGATGCGAAAGCCCATGTGATCGGCAATCATTCGCACCGACTGCTTGAAGCCGGCCGCCAGCAGCCCGGCCATCGGCCCTTGCATCGCTTCTTCGGGTGTGCCGCCGAAGCCCATGATGTGACGCACCACGTCCGGTGCGTTGTAGGTGCGGATGTCGGAGAACTCCTCGGCGCGGACGTGGGTGACAGCCGACGACAGCGACGAGATCATCAGCGGGAAGCGCTCGGTGATACCGCCGGGATGAATGCCGGACCCGTGCAGCGTCACGCCGGCTTTCGTCGCGGCGTCGGCCACCGCTTGGTGACGTGGGTTGTCCGGATCCGGGTACACCCAGCCCACCGGCGTCACGACATTCTTGCCCGACCGCAGGATCGCGATGACCTCGTCGTCGTTCGGAACCAGCGGGCTGTACATCACGCAGTCGGCGTCCAACGCCAGCACGTCGTCGATGCTGGATGTCGCAGCAACGCCGAGTGATTCGATACCCAGGATGTCGCCTACGTCTCGGCCGTTCTTGTCGGAGCTGTGCACCCAACAGCCGGCGAGTTCGAGCTGCGGATGATTGAGCACGCACTGGACGGCGGCCTTGCCGACGCCTCCGGTGGCCCACTGGATGACGCGCAGCGTGGCTGGATTGGTCATGCGTGGCACAGTATGACCGTCTGGCAGTCACTGTCAACGATGCCTTGTCACCGACCCGCTGTGAAGATTCCTGGCGGGATATTCGGTTCGCGGGCCAATACCTCGGGCAAGACGTGGAGATGCAGCGCGTCGACGTCATCCATACGCTGCGCGGCATCCAGGAACCGTTGCTGCTCAATCGGACTCACGACACCGTCGGTGAGCAGCCGGAATTTCGCAATGTACTGCTCGCGGTCGAACGGGCGGGCCCCCAACGGATGCGCGTCGGCGACGGCCAGCTCGTCGGTGATCACGTCGCCGTTTCTCAGCGTCACCACCGCCCGGGCCCCGAATGCCTTCTCGGTCGGGTCGTCGGAGTGATAACGCCGGGTCCACTCCGGATCTTCGACCGTTGCGACCTTGCGCCACAACGCAATCGTGTCAGGGTGGTGCGACCGCTCGTAGCTGTATGACCGCTCGTGATGCCACGCGCCGTCCTGTAGCGCCACCGCGAAGATGTAGGGCAGCGAGTGGTCGAGCGTTTCGCGCGACGCGTCCGGATCGAACTTCTGCGGGTCGCCGGAGCCCGTTCCGATGACGTAGTGGGTGTGGTGACTGGTATGCAGCACGACGGATGCGATGTCGTCGACGTTGCCGATGCGTGATCGCAGCCGCCGGGCCAGATCAATGGGGGCCTGGCTCTGGTACTCGGCGGAATGCTCCTTGGTGTAGCTGTCCAGGATCGCGCGCTTTGGCTCGCCCGGGCCCGGCAACGGCACCCGGTAGGTGCGCTCGGGGCCCGACAACAGCCAGGCGATCACGCCGTCCTCGCCCTCCCAGATCGGCGCGGGTGAGCCCTCGCCGCGCATCGCCCTGTCGACCGCTTCGATCGCGACCTTGGCAGCATGGGCGGGCGCGAACGCCTTCCAGCTGGAGATCGCCCCCTTGCGCGATTGACGGGTCGCGGTCGTCAGGTGCAGGGCCTGGCCGATCGCGTGATAAATGGTGTCGACGTCAAGCCGCAGCATGGCGCCCAGTCCGGCGGCGACCGACGGGCCGAGATGCGCGACGTGATCGATCTTGTGTTCATGCAGACAGATTCCCTTGACCAGGCAGATCTGGACCTCGTAGGCCGTCGCCACGCCTCGGACGAGATCGTCACCGGGCACGTCGAGCTGCTGGGCGACCGCGACGAGCGGCGGAATGTTGTCACCGGGATGGGAGTAGTCGGCGGCGAGAAAAGTGTCGTGGTAGTCGAGTTCACGAACCGCGACGGCATTCGCCCAGGCGGCCCATTCCGCGGAGTAGCAGCCGTCGACGCCGAACACCCGGGCACCGGAGCCGACGGGGCGGGCCATGGCCTGGCGGCGGGCGGTGGCGACGGGCCGCCGGAGCACCGCCGCCGCGCTGACCGCGGCGTTGTCGATGACGCGATTGACCACCATCGCCGCGGTGTCCGGTGGCACCGCTACCGGGTCCACCGCGACCTGGGCGATCTTGTACGCCAGGTGCTCGCTGACCGGAAAGTCGTCGGCGCTGCGGCGCGTCCTGACTTCGTGGATCAGCTTATTGCGCTTCCTTGACCTGCGGCCGGTAGAACAGCGCCAGCTGCCCGAGCGCGCCACCGACGCCCAGCAGCAGCGAACCGAACAGCCCGTGCCAGCCCGGGTGGAACAGCTTCGGGCCGAAGATCTCGAAGTCGAGGCTGTAGGTGCCCGGGCCGGTGGTGGCGATGACGACCGCCGTGACGGCCAGGATCAGGTTGTACTCCCAGCCCTCTTTGACGATGAAGAAGCCGTTGTGGCGGTGCACGGTCCAGGCAGCGACGATCATCAGTGCCACGAACCCGGCCGCGGGGATCGGCGTGAGCAGGCCGGCGGCCAGTCCCAGGCCGGCGGCGACCTCGGTGCTGGCGGCGACGACAGCCTGGAAGGTGCCGTACTTCATCCCGATACTTTCGAACCAGCGCGCGGTCCCCGGAATCCGTCCCCCGCCGAAGAATTTGTTGAAGCCATGCGCGGCCAGCGTCAAGCCCAGGACTAGCCGCAGGATCAGCAATCCGACGTCATAGGCATCATTCATAGACGCCAACCTAGATCATCGGGTAGGCACGGGATAGGCAGAGGTATCCTGCCAGCCGCACCCGACACAAAAGGAGCGACCCATCAAGACCGTGATCCTCGGAGCGGGCCAACTCGGCCGTGCGCTGGGCCTGGCGTGCCGCAGCGGCGTCCGAAATCCCGTCCCCGGGCCGCGGTGCGGTCGATCCTGATCCCCTTCATGTCTCCACGGCCGGTAATTCTGCTGGACGGCGCCGCCTCGGCTTCGTCCGACATCCTGGGCCACAAGGGGCACGGCATCGACATGATGCGCCGCAACGGCCTGCCGGTCCCGCCCGCGTTCTGCATCACCACCGACGTCGGCGCCCGTTATAGGGCCGAACCCGCCGCGACCATCGACGACATCTGGGATGACGTTCTTGACGGAATCCGGACTTTGGAGATGGCTACCTCGCGGACGTTCGGGCGTGGCCCTCTCCCGTTGCTGGTCAGCGTTCGCTCCGGAGCCGCGGTGTCGATGCCCGGGATGATGGACACGCTGCTCGACCTCGGTTTCAGCGACGAGGTCGAAGAGGCACTGACTGCTGAAGCCTCGGCCGCCTTCGCCTCGGATTCCCGGCGACGCTTTGCCGAGTCGTTCGCGAGAATCGTGAGCGGTCCCGCGCCCGACGATCCGCTCGAGCAATTGCGCGCCGCGATCGAAGCGGTATTCGCGTCGTGGGATTCTCCGCGAGCGGCTGCCTACCGGGCTCACCACGGTGTGGGCGCTCAGGGCGGCACCGCAGTGGTTGTGCAGGCGATGGTCTTCGGCAATCTGGGCAGCGAATCGGGTGCGGGTGTGATCTTTTCGCGTAACCCGATGACCGGTGCCAACGAAGAGTTCGGTGAGTGGCTGCCCGGCGGCCAGGGCGACGACGTGGTGTCCGGCACGGTCGACGTCGAGCCGATCGCCTTGCTGCGCGAAAAGCTACCCGGGGTGTACGACGAGCTCGTCAGCGCCGCAAGATCATTGGAGCGACTGACCGCGGACGTCCAAGAGATCGAGTTCACCATTCAAGACGGCACGCTGTGGCTGCTGCAGACGCGCGCGGCGAAGCGGTCCGCGCAGGCCGCGGTGCGGTTGGCGCTGCAGCTGTTGAATGACGGCTTGATCGACCAGGCGGAGACGCTCCGACGGGTGCCTCCCGCGCATGTCGAGGCGTTGCTGCGGCCCTCACTGCAGCCCGAAACCCGTTTCACCGCTCGACTTTTGGCCACCGGACTGGCGGCCGGCCCAGGCGTCGCGTCGGGGCGGGCCTACACCGACGTGGATGCGGCCATCGACGCGGCCGACCGCGGCGAAGACGTGATCCTGGTTCGCCACCACACCAGTCCCGACGATATCCACGGGATGCTCGTCGCACGCGGAGTTGTCACCGAGACCGGCGGAGCGACCAGCCACGCCGCTGTGGTGAGCCGAGAACTGGGCCGCGCGGCGGTGGTCGGTTGTGGAAGCGGTGTCACCGAGTCGCTGGCCGGCAAGCTGGTCACCGTCGATGGCAATACCGGCGAAGTGCGGGAGGGAAGCCTCGAATTGTCGGCGTGGTCCGAGGACAACAGCCCCGAGCTTCGCGAGTTGGCCGATGTGGCACGGCAAGTCAGCCCGCTGCGGGCGCATCCTCGCGGCGACTATCCGCGACTCGATCGTCACTCCGAGATCGCGGTGCGTGAAGCGATGGCCCGTGGCCACAGCGACGTCGTTTGCGACCGGCCACTACTGGCCATGCTTGAGGCCATTCGGGTCTCGTCATGATCGCCGCCGGCGAATTGTCTGTGCTGCAGTCGGTTCGGTTGAAGGGCCGGGTCGCCCGCGGCGAGCTGGACTCGCAACTCGTCGACAATCTGGTTGCCTCCGGGCTGCTGATCGACGGGGCGATGGTGCGGCTGAGCCCCGAGGGCCGTGCGCGGCTCAACGAACTTTTGGCCGACGAGCGATCGTCGATCGATGCTGATGCCGTCGCGGCTGTGTACGACGAATTCCGGTCGGTAAACGCCGAATTCAAAGCGCTGGTCACCGATTGGCAAGTCAGATACGGGCAACCCAACGATCACGACGACCCCGACTACGATGCCGCAGTGCTGGCGCGGCTCGACGATGTGCATCGACGGGTGATTCCCCTGGTGGACGCCTTGTCCGCGGAACTGCCTCGGCTGGGTAGTTACTCGGCGAGACTCGCCGCAGCGCTGGACCGGGTGCATGCCGGCGACACGCAGTGGCTGTCCCGTCCTCTGATCGACTCCTACCACACCGTGTGGTTCGAGTTGCACGAGGAGTTGATCCTCGCGGCGGGTAAGACGCGCGAAGCCCAAGACGGATAGCCGATTACAGCTCGGAGTCGAGCCGGGCCATGTACTCGTCGATGTCGGGAATTGCCGACTCCGCTGCGTGTACGGTGACGGTCACGGTGTCGCCGATGCCCCAGACGCCGTGCACCAGGCCCATGGCCGGCGAGAGCGCCAGGTGTACCGCTGTCAGCAGCACCGGTGCGTCACCGAATGTCAGGTCAGCTCGACCACGGTGAAGGCTCGATACGACGGTGTGTCCGGCAACGTACGACGGCTGAGCTTCGGGATCGAACAAGCTGATGCCCCAGCGCAGCAGCGGAGCCGGGGTCGCCGCGAAGGCGCGGTCCGCCGCCCGGACCGCCACGTGCTCCGAACGGCGACGGGCATTCCTCAGGTCCGCGGCAATTTTTTCCAGCCGAGCCTCCCGGCTCAGGCCCGGATACAACCCGACAGTCACATTTGCGAAGTGGTTATGAGCATGAGGCACACCGGGTTTGGCCATCGTCACTTCGGCGGCCAACGATTCAGCCTCGTCGCACAGATGGCTCGACAACGCACCGGAGATTGCGGAAAGGGTCGCGACGGTCGCCGTCCGATCCCCAAGTTGCGCGCGGTGCCGAATCAGTGTGCGCGCGAACCGCTCCCCCGCTGGATGGACATTGGTAGACACCGCCGGACGCGGTCCGATCGCCGACGGCAGCAGCCCGGCGTTGGTTTCCTTGACGCGTCGGCGATGAGCCCGAGTGGCCTCGAGCGCCCGCCAGGGCAGGAAACCTGTCGACTCGTTCGACACGTCGGCGACGGGGGTGTTCCGTCCGAACAACCACGCGCACATTGCCAAGGCTCGCGGACCGTCGCAGAGCGCATGGGCGAATTGCATGACGGCGACCGTGCTCCGGCCGACGGTCCCCGGAACGCTGCGCACTGGACCGAAAAGGTGCATGCGCCAGGGCATTCGGCGACAGTCGAGCTCTTCGCCGACAAGTTTCGTGGCTTCGCGCAAACAACCGTCCCACGTGTCTTCGTCGTGTCTGACGATCCGGTCGGTATCGACGGTGGTGGTGACCCAGCGTGGGTAGGTCAGCGGTGACCCGTCCTCGACACGAATTGTCAACGCTGGGCAATTCCGCGCGCGTGCGACGAACTCGTCGATGGCCCGCTCGAGATTGGTTGGGAGGCCGTCGAATGCGTATAGCAGTAGGAAGCCATTGGGAATCTTTGCCGACATCCAGTAGAACTGCGCATCGATCGCAGCCATCGGGGTCGACATGTCCGCATCCTATTGATCCACAGTCCGGCTTTTACCCACAGCTGTCGTTCCGCCCGTCGGAGCTTGTCGCCTCCCGCCGTTAGAATTCGAACATGCGTGCGAGTAGTCGTGAGGATGTCGTCGAGGGTCTCGACGCGCTGCGCGCTGTCATGAAACGCACCCTGGACCTCGGCTTCGACGCGTTGACCACCCCGGAGCGGCTCAACGTCCTGGAAAGCTTCGAAGTGTTCCGCCGGCAGCTGCCCGCGGTCGAGCACGAGCTGATCAACGAGCTGGGCCACGAAGACCCGGCGGTGCTGGGTGGGAAACTACCCGCGGTGCTGGCCGACCGGCTCCGGATTTCGCGGGCGGAGGCGTCACGCCGGATCCACGAAGCCGCCGATCTGGGCGAGCGCCGCGCACTCAACGGGGAACCGTTGCCGCCTGTGTTGCCCGCGACCGCTGCCGCCCAACGCGCCGGGGAGCTGGGCGCCGGCCATGTCGCGGTGATCCGCTCGTTTTGGCAGCGCATCCCCGACTTCGTCGATGTCGGCACCCGCGCACGCGCCGAACAAGAACTCGCCCAGCGCGCCACCGAACACCGCCCCGACGAACTGGCCAAACTCGCCGACCGGCTGATGGACTGCCTCAACCCCGACGGCGACTTCACCGACATCGACCGCGCCACACGCCGCGGCATCACGATCGGTCGCCAGGACATCGACGGCATGAGCAAGATCAGTGGCTATTTGACCCCGGAGGCGCGGGCCACCTGGGATGCGGTGTTCGCCAAACTCGCCGCACCCGGCATGTGCAACCCCAACGACGCTGAGCCCTGCATCTCCGGTACCCCGTCGCAGGACGCGATCCAGGGCGACAC
This genomic stretch from Mycobacterium paraterrae harbors:
- a CDS encoding TetR family transcriptional regulator — translated: MTETLRDRQRAQIRADIRRAAFRLFIERGYDAVTTEEIASAAGVSPRTFFRYVPNKEELLLAPVRHGGTAIVGLLEDRPPDERPDVALINAIITRTRSFDRADTDEWRAALLVAPDLLGKLTVHLPADKERATTLIATRMRVNPATDLRPGLLVQLAFAAADFAFQQWVQQPSRKSRSLDSYVTEALEAVKSPHWERKA
- a CDS encoding pyruvate, phosphate dikinase — its product is MSPRPVILLDGAASASSDILGHKGHGIDMMRRNGLPVPPAFCITTDVGARYRAEPAATIDDIWDDVLDGIRTLEMATSRTFGRGPLPLLVSVRSGAAVSMPGMMDTLLDLGFSDEVEEALTAEASAAFASDSRRRFAESFARIVSGPAPDDPLEQLRAAIEAVFASWDSPRAAAYRAHHGVGAQGGTAVVVQAMVFGNLGSESGAGVIFSRNPMTGANEEFGEWLPGGQGDDVVSGTVDVEPIALLREKLPGVYDELVSAARSLERLTADVQEIEFTIQDGTLWLLQTRAAKRSAQAAVRLALQLLNDGLIDQAETLRRVPPAHVEALLRPSLQPETRFTARLLATGLAAGPGVASGRAYTDVDAAIDAADRGEDVILVRHHTSPDDIHGMLVARGVVTETGGATSHAAVVSRELGRAAVVGCGSGVTESLAGKLVTVDGNTGEVREGSLELSAWSEDNSPELRELADVARQVSPLRAHPRGDYPRLDRHSEIAVREAMARGHSDVVCDRPLLAMLEAIRVSS
- a CDS encoding MmgE/PrpD family protein; translated protein: MHEVRTRRSADDFPVSEHLAYKIAQVAVDPVAVPPDTAAMVVNRVIDNAAVSAAAVLRRPVATARRQAMARPVGSGARVFGVDGCYSAEWAAWANAVAVRELDYHDTFLAADYSHPGDNIPPLVAVAQQLDVPGDDLVRGVATAYEVQICLVKGICLHEHKIDHVAHLGPSVAAGLGAMLRLDVDTIYHAIGQALHLTTATRQSRKGAISSWKAFAPAHAAKVAIEAVDRAMRGEGSPAPIWEGEDGVIAWLLSGPERTYRVPLPGPGEPKRAILDSYTKEHSAEYQSQAPIDLARRLRSRIGNVDDIASVVLHTSHHTHYVIGTGSGDPQKFDPDASRETLDHSLPYIFAVALQDGAWHHERSYSYERSHHPDTIALWRKVATVEDPEWTRRYHSDDPTEKAFGARAVVTLRNGDVITDELAVADAHPLGARPFDREQYIAKFRLLTDGVVSPIEQQRFLDAAQRMDDVDALHLHVLPEVLAREPNIPPGIFTAGR
- a CDS encoding MarR family transcriptional regulator — translated: MIAAGELSVLQSVRLKGRVARGELDSQLVDNLVASGLLIDGAMVRLSPEGRARLNELLADERSSIDADAVAAVYDEFRSVNAEFKALVTDWQVRYGQPNDHDDPDYDAAVLARLDDVHRRVIPLVDALSAELPRLGSYSARLAAALDRVHAGDTQWLSRPLIDSYHTVWFELHEELILAAGKTREAQDG
- a CDS encoding DoxX family protein; translation: MNDAYDVGLLILRLVLGLTLAAHGFNKFFGGGRIPGTARWFESIGMKYGTFQAVVAASTEVAAGLGLAAGLLTPIPAAGFVALMIVAAWTVHRHNGFFIVKEGWEYNLILAVTAVVIATTGPGTYSLDFEIFGPKLFHPGWHGLFGSLLLGVGGALGQLALFYRPQVKEAQ
- a CDS encoding DUF3556 domain-containing protein → MGFLKQDTPQIDFDEWSKGSRSEKIIPMARHWAEVGFGTPVLLHLFYVVKILLYILAGWLLALTTTGIDGFTRVAHWYAEPIVFEKVVLYTMLFEVVGLGCGFGPLNNRFFPPMGSILYWLRPGTIRLPPWPDRVPLTKGDSRTPFDALLYAALLTLLTVAVFSDGTGPMPALGTTVGVLPAWQIWAVLGVLAMLGLRDKVIFLAARGEVYASFTVAFLFAGYGVDLILGAKLVCLVIWLGAATSKLNKHFPFVISTMMSNNPLFRTKFLKRSFFEHFPDDLRPGWRSRWLAHFSTAIEGLVPLVLFFSHGGWPTVVAAFVMLCFHFGILSSIPMGVPLEWNVFMMFSVLALFVGHASAGLSDLTTPLPLLLFAVVAGTVVTGNLFPRKVSFLPGMRYYAGNWDTTLWCIKPSAEAKISQGIVAIASMPAAQLEKFYGSKEAAQIPMYMGYAFRAFNTHGRALFTLAHRAMAGHNEDDYVLTDGERVTSTAIGWNFGDGHFSNEQLVVALQRRCHFEPGEVRVVMLDAQPIHRQTQQYRLVDAATGEFERGHVCVADMVTRQPWADDVPVHVQSSATSV
- a CDS encoding SDR family NAD(P)-dependent oxidoreductase; this encodes MSYTHPDSMRGHAAIVTGAAQGVGKGIAAALLERGASVLLADIQGDKLTATAQALRELGRVEQLVTDLRDPEAGQRIAAAAVDAFGTVHGLVNNAIATNEPKSFVDITTEDIALGHEVGPRASFLLMQAVYPLMVANGGGSIVNLGSGTGTGGEPKWGGYAAAKEAIRGLSKVAALEWGRDNIRVNVVCPFAESDGVKYWKSFAPKEYDKAVARVPMKRIGDVRDDVGALVAFLLSTDATFVTGQTIHVDGGIGSFR
- a CDS encoding NAD(P)H-dependent amine dehydrogenase family protein; its protein translation is MTNPATLRVIQWATGGVGKAAVQCVLNHPQLELAGCWVHSSDKNGRDVGDILGIESLGVAATSSIDDVLALDADCVMYSPLVPNDDEVIAILRSGKNVVTPVGWVYPDPDNPRHQAVADAATKAGVTLHGSGIHPGGITERFPLMISSLSSAVTHVRAEEFSDIRTYNAPDVVRHIMGFGGTPEEAMQGPMAGLLAAGFKQSVRMIADHMGFRIDPKIRTIQDVAVATAEIDYAPFPITKGSVAARRFRWQALVDGEPVITAAVNWLMGEENLDPAWDFGGIGERFEVEVTGDPPVKLTFKGLQPESIAEGLVKNPGVVVTANHCVNAIPDVCAAEPGIKTYLDLPLFAGRAAPSLASVT
- a CDS encoding DUF1295 domain-containing protein encodes the protein MRSKAHSLALVGLAYVVAIAVGAAWLTWGAHTGRLLLDTLVADLLATLVIFAFSRGFGNSSFYDAYWSVIPPVLLFYWWSQSGIQQPRCWLVAAVVLLWAIRLTANWLFAFPGLHHEDWRYPMFREKAGRWEFMVDLVTIHLVPTLLVFAGMLPVYAAVTWPRGDIGWLTGVAFVVGLAAVALELAADTQMHRFVRSRAEGQAMDRGLWSWSRHPNYFGEFGFWVSLALFGVAVSPSDAWWLCLGALGMLGMFLGGSIPMMETRSLERRPEYQDVIDRVSRFVPRPPRKA
- a CDS encoding thiol-disulfide oxidoreductase DCC family protein; its protein translation is MKPGTLFFDGACGMCTRSKDLLLRFDRTGKIRTEPLQGHGVAERLGVAQDRLLDAVRWIDSTGTVYAGAEAVNAALSTALGTRIPLTVYRIPGIRFFEDVVYQWVVEHRYKFPGTTPHCEAYPAAC